The Eleginops maclovinus isolate JMC-PN-2008 ecotype Puerto Natales chromosome 6, JC_Emac_rtc_rv5, whole genome shotgun sequence DNA segment TGATCCATGCACCAATAGGTTGCAGTCGTAGTGTCATATGATCTTTATAACACGTTGAGTATTAATATCtacaaacatacatttgaaGTTAATGTTTTCTTACCTAGGACGTTCACTTTGAAGGGGCTGCTGTCGTCCTTTTTTCCAGTTTTCTCTTATCAGCTGAGGAGGTAAAACACCTCAGTCAGAAACAGGCAGACTCTGGCACAGCACTAAGTTTGTTTTAGTCCCCCTTAAAGGACAGGGACACCTCTGAACGGACACATATGACATGAGGAGTTCCTCAAGGCTCCGTCCTGGGGCCTGTTAACTTCACAAACTTGAACTGGCTCAGATTATGGCTCACAACTAAAGAACATTTCTATGCAGACGACACACGCATTAACATTCTACAGGGatctatagagtggtgcagggatgtcgTATTTTTGTGTTgaaccctgaaggcagcatctacCAAatgcaatgggatttttccattggatttggaTATTGCAGAATATAATCTCTGTGTCATTCttacacgtttagttcagcaggataatctccacatattatcACCGCTTTATGGTTTCTGATTCATTCATTTCTTATTAAGTTTGAAGGACATATCTCAGACGGTGTAAAATGATATCATTTCActtcttttatttgaatttaatttaatgtaattacatttcatatttatcttatttcatttattctaaCGTGActttctgtttattattttattatagaaCGTTAAAGTCTCTTCAGCTTCTCCACAGATCTGATTTCAGGATAACACATTTCTGCCTCTGTccgcaggaggaggagctgctgggaatgttaaacacacacacacacacacacacacacacacacacacacacacacacacacacacacacacacacacacacacacacacacacacacacacacacacacacacacacacacacacacacacacacacacacacacacacacacacacacacacacacacacacacacacacattcctgaaGATATTGACAAAACACTCTCCATCcctacaacccccccccccttctctatTTGATTTGCTCATTGTTGGAACGTAGATTTTATTAGGAGCCCTGAGCTTTTCTTCAGCAGGCTGTTAAAATCATATTAAATAGTCCCCAAAATGAATCAGCTGTATCCCCTACGCTGCCTCACTGTGGAACCCTCAGCAGCATGTCGCCTGAACTGGCCTATTAATCTTTATCATCGTattctttttattgtaattacacatctggtattgtgtttttttatttgctgttgGATTAATtctgatattattattttgacttttCCAAATTaaatttatttcacatttttattttctttacattctTCTTGAACTGTTGCCATGCTGCTGAAGCTCATGGAGCTGCGCCCTGTGTATGTACAGCGGTAAACAACTGCAGCTTTATTATCATTTCGATATATTTGTGATTAAAGCTGCCTCTCACCGGGACACCTGCCCAGGTGTTTGACGTCGATCTGCTCCTGCTTCATGCAGGACGCCTCGCGCACCAGACACGGGTTGTTGTAGGAGTTTCCGTCCGTCGCACAAACCGGGTTCTCGTTGTGACCGCTGCAGTCGATATTACAGATGCACCTGCAGAGGAGGGGGgtaataataaatgtgtgtgtgtgtgtgtatatgagtgtgtgcatgtgtgtgggacATGAAGACGCAGATCATTAATGCTCCACAGACTAATGGGAGTCCTGTTTCAGATGCAATCAGACACATTCAGATCTTTACGACAGAACATCTCTCCATCAGAGGTCAGTTTTACATCGCTTCTGCACTCACTATTCTGCACTTACATACATGTTTCAGATATCTATTACCTTTACCTGCCACTTAAACATCACTCATGCTTTCTGGAATACTATAGTATGTTAGTTAAGGCACTTATATTTATAACACTATATATCTTGAACCTGATTTCTGCACGCTGACAATACCGTTAAATCCGAACCAGTTTTACTAAAAGTCCATCAAATGTCTCGCTGTGGGAACACTCACCAGACGTCCTCAGAGTCCTCGTCGCACTCGGCTCCGTATTTACAGGTGCTGCACTTTGTGAACTTCTTCCCGCCGTCGGAGGCTGAACCCTCGTcgtctgtaaaataaaaaatacagattttagTTTGTAGTTATAGAAACATAATCAGTTCTCAGCTGTTTTCACCGGGGTAGAGTTTCTTAGACCAagaacactttatttattaccCTTTATTAAGATTAATAAACACCTTTAACTTTATCCCTGAGCAGTTCTTGGATTTCGTAGCATTTCCTCCATAAAGTCATAAGAAAtgtaatagaataaaataaaataataaatcaaaagtaaattaaattaaatggaataatgataaaagaaatacacatgaataaaaaacaattggaataaagaagaaaataattaaattcaaattaatatcagaataaaaataataatataataaagtaaataagtaaataaataaaaagaacaaatgtattaaaacaacaaaataacacaaacaataaaattaaaCGAGTTgaattaaataagtaaataaaataaagaattttAAGTTAGAAAACTCACAGAATACCACAATATATACCATAATATATTTTCATGTGTTTCACCATAAATACAATCTTGTAGGAACACAAATAAAGTAATGTGATAAATATAATTCCCGTAAACATATTggactttaatgaaatgaaatccaCTTAGTGTTTCTGCTCTTATATAAAATactaacttttttatttaactccAGACGTCCTGGCTGACCTTTGTGTTTCCACATCCATCTAACTTAAAGAACATCATCAGCTTTTATTACTgttgatattattattgttatttgcaGTTCTTTCCACAACAGAGACTTGattacatttccaaaacagCCTCCAGCTCTCGCCGCGGCTCACACACTCTCCATCAGCGGAGTGTGTGAGGACGCTGGACGTTATCGCCTCACAATATCATCATTACTGTAATCCTCTTTACTGGGGATGGGTCTAATGCCAGGCGGCGCTTATTCTGCAGAAGAGACGAACAGGAACCTGAGACATCACGGGAGACATGtgacagcaggaggaagaggaggaggaagagctcAACAGGAAGGAAGTTCATAAATGTGACGAGCATCCAGTTTACCTGAGGTCCTTAAAACACCTGTGTTGTAGACTTAGAATCTGGATAAACAGGTAAAGAAATCCTGGAAATGCAGTGTCATGGTCAGTAAGTGTATAGTAAGAACAATAACAGCcatcagagagggaggggggaccAACCAGAGACCTTTAGAGCATGGAAACAGATATTACGTTAGACCTGTTCAGGGGTTCACATTATTGTGTCCATCCCACAGATCTTTCCGTTTTAAAATATGAACGAGAGCGATCACTCTGCTGCAGATTTAAGAGCTGATTGGTCAGAGCTGATTGGATGAGGGTCACATCGTTAAAGACAGGATTTCTGGATTCAagattgaaaacaaaacaacccaaTGAAAGTGTTTCCTGCAGACGTAATGTATTAGACGTTCACTCACAGCTGAAGTGACACAGGAAGAATCTCTACATAGAGAAACTCACCGTCTCCGCCGCCGTctccagaaccagaaccaggatCTGTAACGAGACAAGACACACGTCAGTTAACCCTTCAATTACACTTCCTCCCACCtaacttaaacacacacatgtatagtaatgtaaacacaggcagtgaaagacacacacacacacacacacacacacacacacacacacacacacacacacacacacacacacacacacacacacacacacacacacacacacacacacacacacacacacacacacacacacacacacacacacacacacagctcatcagGAAATGGCCTCAGTATAAATGTTGGCGCAGAATCTTTGGATTTAGAAATTGGACGCGGCGTTTGGAGGTTCTGGCACACTGCTGGGGGATTAAGAAATGGACCCCAGCTTCACTTACACTCCACCCTCAGCCGCTGCAGGGCTGCTGAGTCAGAGAGGGGTGGTTTTTCAGGGAACAGGAGGCACAAAGAGGGCGCTCACATTAATGATTTCTGTCAGCGCACGATCGACATAATGTGAAGTGCTAGGTTTCAAACACCTCTCACGTTCACTGACTGATGAGGGAATCATTTAATGTAAGAGACTCAAAGTCTTATTCATTATCCTTTAAGGAGAAGGGAACTGGTTAACAGACGTCTggatttgtgtattttatgcTAGATTTAGTCACAGATCAGGTTAGTAGAGAGGACTACATATAATTTAGCTCCCATTTTTATTCAAAGCCACTTCCACCTGCTGAAAGGACGAGATTGAAGATTGTAGAAATGTAGGAATAAAAGACGGAAGGAAGAATGGTAAGTGGAGAGGAAGCAAAGGCGTTATAATGGTAGGAGGAAGAGAGCTAGGCAGGTGGGAAGGGAACACAGCAGGATGTGGCGGCGGGTAGCCACAGGtgagaaggaaggaagaaacCAGGTGGAGATAGGAAGGCAGAGATAGGGTAGAAAGGATGAGGGTAAGcaggaggaagggatgaataAAGGAAGGTAAAAATGTAAGAAGGTGGAGAGGGAGGTACAGAATAAGGAAGGAGATAGGATAGACGGAAGGAAGCAGGGGGGTAGTAGATAGAAAGGTAAATGTGGAGTAAAGACTGACGGCAGCGTTTAATAAAGCTGAGCCTCAGCTGATCTGCAGggatcctcctcctcttcaacaGGCCAGTTAGGTCCAGAAGCCACCAACAGCCCCCCCGTCGCCTCCCTGCCTAATTGCCGCCTCCGGTGCCGCCGCCCCAACTCACTAACGCCCGGTGCTGCAATTACAGGAAGCATAAATCTGGGGAGAGGAAATTGCAGGAGGACAGGCAGGAGGCGAGGGCTGGTGGCAGCGCCGGCTCCCTGGTGTAACGGGTAATATGAGTGGAGCGCCGGGCGGTGCCTCCTGGGAAATCAAACCGCTGCCCTGCAGACGGAGCGGACCGCCACCTCCGCTGCACGCTTCCTAAACACATCTCCAGAGTGGGACGGGGACATAAACCCTGACGGCTCTGCAGAGACCTCCGTATCCAGAGGGTCTGATGAGAAACATGCTAACCGTTAGCGCTTAGCCTCAGCATGGGTCTGATTTATGGCGACACACAACATTGAAGGGGTCATATCCTGTTCGTTTTCAGGTAGGTATTagagtgtctctcctgggacatgtctccatgctttaatgttcagaaagctctttactcttctcatactgcctgtgctgcagctccttttttcaccctctgtctgaaaccagagcccagtctgctctgattggttaggcTCTGTTGGAATGGTCAACCtcttagggatgtcccgccccttagcctatcaagtacaatggATGGTCACCAGCCACCAAGTAACGCTGAGATGTTGTTGCTCTGGACAGACTGGAGGAGACGTTACCGTTGATCATTATTGTTGAGGTGTTTACAAAAGTCGTTTTAAATTCATTTCTTGAGGTCCGAACCCAACGCATTGTGAagagtttttatattttctgcaaATAATTCTCTTAATAACAGAACTGTTTGGGGGAATTTGGGAGAAATGTTGTAAGaacttgaaataaatgaaacaaaaagggGAATTTGactcaaaaatatatcttttattttcctgGATATAAAAATAAGTGTCATGGAGTGCTGAAAACCTGTAATCAAATGTAGGACAAGCCCAGAAAAGGTTTTGATTAATAAGCTGCATCATTAAAATTATTTGAGGAAGTTTCTCTGAGCAAGACGACTGATTCAAGTATTAAGTGAAACCTCTCAGGATCAGACCAGAAGATTGTTCTGTAAGCGGCTGGTTCGTATTGTCTAATTAAAGCGCCACGCTGCAGCGCTCGGGTCCCCGTCGTTATGTTTCTTTAATTGAGAGAACATGCCGAGTGATTTTTCCTCTGAAGAGCGTCATCAGTCGGATTGATTTCATACGACGAGGACGTTCATCAACCGCGGATCAATTTTAATTAGAAGCAGAGGATGAGAGCCGTTACAATCCTCCCGCAGCTGATTGGctcacagagaggagcagggagtTTAATTTAACTCGCTGGCACTTTCAGTTCGGGGGAGTTTTAATAAATCCTTGGTAGAAGGGCGACAACATTTCCATGTTTATTCCCAATCTCCAGACTTCATTTTCATCACCAACAACCCAAACAAACAAGGCGTGTTTCATGTGTTGGTTCTCAAGGTTACAGTCTATTGCTTTCACTTTGCATAGCGCTGCCAGCTTCGACCACCTCTGCACTGCTacccacaacaacaacaacaacaacaacaacaacaacgtctGCTTGTTGCTTACATATCGTCGCTTAAGCCGCTTTCTACCGGCGTATTTCCCATTATGACCTCACTTGTGATGGTCTGACATGGCAGCCTGTGTCGCTGCTatgataaacaacaacaggaaaacgTTTGAGGCAGTGTGCTGCTCTTCAAAACTGGTTTCCAATCGGGGACTGGCTCCGAACTGGCCCTGGAACCAGTATTGGAGTACTGGACTGTTTCCGGCAGACTCACCGGTGGAGCAGGGCCCGTCGGACACTCTGGAGATCAGCCTCTGCTGCTTGCAGGACGCCTGCCGCCGGTAGCACTCGTTCTGGTAGGTGTCTCCGTTCGAGCCGCACACCGGGACGTAGTTCTTGTGACActggaaacaaaacagacaatCCCGATGAAGAAATACTCGACAAATCTCCCAAAAACTAAAACCCATCGGAGGGTTACTCCTGTTTTATTTAAGGAGACTTAGGATGAGGATTGTTTTCCTCCAGggactgaaactgaaaacaggACTTTGAATAAAGAGTCACTGCGGTGTGAGACTCTCTGAAGGTCACTCTGCTGTCACACACGTATCAGTGTTAGAATCCATATTCTATTAACGCACAGCCATCAATCATTTAGCACACACTGTGACctctgcgcacacacacacacacacacacacacacacacacacacacacacacagtactgtagttgtgtgcatgtgacagcAACAACTGAAGTATCCTCaactggttttatttattttttgcagctTGACCTCATCCTGGATTTTTTTATGGAGTCAGGCAAGCGGCAtctgtgtgtagtgtgtgtgtgtgtgtgtgtgtgtgtgtgtgtgtgtgtgtgtgtgtgtgtgtgtgtgtgtgtgtgtggactctgGATCAGTTTTCCTTCAGGTGAACATGAGTCTGTAAGTAAGCGTCCTCGACCCACACACTGAAATCTGCACCAATGAGGGAAAAGGTCAGCTCTGCTCCTGCTGAAGCTGCTGAGCTcgcgcacacgcgcacacgcgcacacacacacacacacacacacacacacacacacacacacacacacacacacacacacacacacacacacacacacacacacacacacacacacacattattaaagGTGACCTCGCGATgcatttaaaatggttaaagTGTAATTTGATGTACCTGGAACTGGCAGACACATTTGAGCTGCGCGCCGTCGTCCCTGCAGACGCCTCCGTACCGACAGCTGGAGTCATCACACACTCTCAGGTCGCTCTTCTTCTCAGACagatctgaaacacacacacacacacacacacacacacacacacacacacagattaaatgAAGAGGCAGAATCCataccacacaaacacaactcctCCACAGTGTCACAGGTAAAGTCTGGCTTGTGATCACACAGACagtcaggagagggagaggaccATGAGAAAAGATAGGATTGTAAAGCATGTGTTCTTAAGCAGATCTgaaacatggacacacacacacacacacacacacacacacacacacacacacacacgcacatctTGTCTGGTAATAAAAGGCCTCCACAACTCAGAAATGTTCAGCCGACTTAAATTATCCACATTGTCTTTGAGATGAAAgattcttgtgtgtgtgtgtgtgtgtgtgtgtgtgtgtgtgtgtgtgtgtgtgtgtgtgtgtgtgtgtgtgtgtgtgtgtgtgtgtgtgtgtgtgtgggctttgAAGAGCCATGTAATGGtctgtaattacagtgtgtagaCCTCcagttttcaaaaaatgtctGCCGCCCGCTGCATTAACACAAACTTGATCTTCAGCTGCCGACGGACACCAGGAAACTGAagcaacaagaaaaataaataataatatacaagTCCTTAAAGTCATGAGTAAGAGCAGTAAGTCTCTTTCATTTCAGAGATCtaaattattgatgcattcaaaGGATCAAAATGATTgcaattttcatttttgttctgtaaaaaaaaacatggatttcttttctcagaaACTAAAGTTTTCTCTTTCTGGGTTTTATATCTGAATCAAatatctttcatttcatttatttacggGTTAAGTTTTCAACATTGCACATAACTTAagatatcaataaataaaagcctTGACAGTCAACAGCAATTCAGTGGTCTCTGAaagcagcatctccctggtccaatgggatttctccatttctacatgacttcacgtctccaccgctaagctaaaggaggctaatgttggctatagaggaactacagcacggtcacatgacttcacgtctccaccgctaagctaaaggaggctaatgttggctatagaggaactacagcacggtcacatgacttcacatctccaccgctaagctaaaggaggctaatgttgggctataaaggaactacagcacagtcacatgacttcacatctccaccgctaagctaaaggaggctaatgttgggctataaaggaactactgcacggtcacatgacttcacatctccaccgctaagctaaaggaggctaatgttgggctataaaggaactacagcacggtcacatgacttcacatctccaccgctaagctaaaggaggctaatgttgggctataaaggaactactgcacggtcacatgacctcacgtctccaccgctaagctaaaggaggctaatgttgggctataaaggaactacagcacggtcacatgacttcacgtctccaccgctaagctaaaggaggctaatgttgggctataaaggaactacagcacggtcacatgacttcacgtctccaccgctaagctaaaggaggctaatgttgggctatagaggaactacagcacggtcacatgacttcacgtctccaccgctaagctaaaggaggctaatgttgggctataaaggaactacagcacggtaacatgacttcacgtctccaccgctaagctaaaggaggctaatgttgggcgtgatgatgtttattcgtctcatttagacactttaatttcaccagtgcggtgttttattttatgacgTAGAATAAACATTTCCCTGGCTTCACACAAACCCACATCTGTTCTGTGGACCAGAGgtaacaggaagtgtgtttgcAGTCGACCCGCGGCCGTGTTGTGTTCAGGTTCCTCGCCCTCATGCATTTTACAACAGGAACAGGGATTCGAAATGCACATAATTCCCTTCCTTTGAATCAGAGCAGAACTAAAGGATGCCGTTATCTAACTCCCCCCCCCGCTGGACGTCAATACATCATCTTCTGTCTGCTGCTCCGAGCC contains these protein-coding regions:
- the tmeff1a gene encoding tomoregulin-1; protein product: MFSGPGRSRTGSLRCLLPALLLLLPLHLPAARASYNPHSGECKGKGKDCTDLSEKKSDLRVCDDSSCRYGGVCRDDGAQLKCVCQFQCHKNYVPVCGSNGDTYQNECYRRQASCKQQRLISRVSDGPCSTDPGSGSGDGGGDDDEGSASDGGKKFTKCSTCKYGAECDEDSEDVWCICNIDCSGHNENPVCATDGNSYNNPCLVREASCMKQEQIDVKHLGRCPGEKEKTGKKDDSSPFKVNVLETTGLDHGDGFYAGMPIPCADGFCVHGKCEFNYNVATCRCDAGYKGAQCEDPQDFNILYVVPSGQKLHYVLIAAIIGAVQIAIIVAVVMCITRKCPKNNRGRRQKQNLGHFSADTNSRMV